The Solibacillus sp. FSL W7-1464 genome contains a region encoding:
- a CDS encoding LutC/YkgG family protein codes for MIQNREPFLQTIAARLGRSAPSLTKPKRNWKHLPQHEVLKDASMEELIEVLREQCLNIHTTLKKCTQQQLPEILNETIVDYGGGRVIYSNDSRFEVLNVLPVFEQYEHLKWQSANGKENIDFAEQANVGVVISTVTLAESGTIMLQTSPEVGRTLSFLPENSIAIIPKSSIVPRMTQAAQYLREQSHVSSCINFITGPSNSADIEMNLVVGVHGPVRMTYILVEDY; via the coding sequence ATGATTCAAAATCGAGAGCCCTTTTTACAAACAATCGCTGCCCGTCTTGGCAGATCCGCTCCTTCTTTAACTAAACCGAAGCGAAACTGGAAGCACCTCCCTCAACACGAAGTATTGAAGGACGCTTCGATGGAAGAACTTATCGAAGTGTTGAGAGAACAATGCTTGAACATCCACACTACATTAAAGAAATGCACACAGCAGCAATTGCCTGAAATATTAAATGAAACAATTGTAGATTACGGTGGCGGGCGAGTAATTTACAGCAATGATTCGCGTTTTGAAGTATTGAATGTGTTACCGGTTTTTGAGCAATATGAACATTTAAAGTGGCAATCTGCAAACGGTAAGGAAAATATCGATTTTGCTGAACAGGCAAATGTCGGTGTCGTAATCAGCACCGTGACATTAGCGGAATCCGGCACGATTATGCTTCAAACATCACCGGAAGTCGGCCGGACGCTTTCATTTTTACCTGAAAATTCAATTGCCATTATACCAAAAAGCAGCATCGTTCCCCGTATGACACAAGCTGCCCAATATTTACGAGAGCAGTCCCATGTTTCGTCCTGTATTAATTTCATTACAGGACCAAGCAACTCCGCGGATATCGAAATGAACTTAGTTGTCGGGGTTCACGGACCGGTAAGAATGACGTATATTTTGGTGGAGGATTATTAA
- a CDS encoding Na(+)/H(+) antiporter subunit B, whose product MKVNDVILKSVVRGVVFIVFTLGMYLFFAGHNAPGGGFIGGLVLGSGIVLLYLTYDIETVHKGMPFDFKKVAAIGVLLATGSAIASVFFDVPFLTQTDGYYNLPLIGEKHLSTVTIFEAGVALTVVGTLVTIILNISEDE is encoded by the coding sequence TTGAAAGTAAATGATGTTATTTTAAAATCAGTCGTACGAGGCGTTGTGTTCATCGTCTTTACGCTTGGTATGTATTTATTTTTTGCGGGACATAATGCTCCGGGCGGCGGATTCATCGGCGGGTTAGTGCTTGGCTCTGGGATTGTCCTGCTATATTTGACGTATGACATTGAAACCGTGCATAAAGGCATGCCGTTCGATTTTAAAAAAGTTGCTGCAATCGGTGTATTGCTGGCGACAGGTTCGGCCATTGCCTCGGTTTTCTTTGATGTACCATTTTTAACACAGACAGATGGTTATTATAATCTCCCGTTAATAGGAGAAAAGCATTTGTCCACTGTTACGATTTTTGAAGCAGGTGTCGCATTGACGGTTGTCGGTACACTCGTAACGATTATTTTAAATATAAGTGAGGATGAATAG
- a CDS encoding GntR family transcriptional regulator codes for MIFNTNSTIPIYMQVAEWIENEILAGRLLPDGKVYSQYQLAEIFNINPATAGKGLTILVEKEILYKKRGLGMFVIGDAKHRILTTRRSDTLTKMAKEIVEEAKRLGVMDEDLIELIKHIQKEG; via the coding sequence TTGATTTTTAACACAAATAGTACAATTCCTATTTATATGCAAGTAGCAGAATGGATCGAAAATGAGATACTGGCAGGCAGGCTTCTTCCGGATGGAAAAGTATATTCCCAGTATCAGCTTGCTGAAATTTTTAATATTAATCCGGCAACTGCAGGAAAAGGCCTGACAATTTTAGTAGAAAAAGAAATTTTATATAAAAAGAGAGGGCTTGGAATGTTCGTGATCGGGGATGCAAAACATCGGATATTAACAACAAGGCGAAGCGATACATTGACGAAGATGGCAAAAGAAATTGTAGAAGAAGCAAAACGTTTAGGTGTGATGGATGAAGATTTGATTGAGCTGATCAAGCATATTCAAAAGGAGGGGTGA
- a CDS encoding Na(+)/H(+) antiporter subunit F1 codes for MIDLILKAALVLFMVAIGLSLFRVIKGPSLPDRAIALDTIGVNLISAIAIVSIVLKTKAFLEAILILGILAFIGTIAFSKYIERGVIVERKSAD; via the coding sequence ATGATCGATTTGATTCTAAAGGCGGCACTTGTTCTATTTATGGTGGCAATCGGATTATCCTTATTTCGTGTTATAAAAGGACCATCATTGCCTGACCGCGCAATCGCTCTTGATACGATTGGTGTTAATTTAATTTCTGCAATCGCCATCGTGTCGATAGTTTTAAAAACAAAGGCATTTTTGGAAGCCATTTTAATATTGGGGATTTTAGCATTTATCGGAACGATTGCATTCTCGAAATATATAGAAAGAGGTGTCATTGTTGAACGTAAATCAGCTGATTGA
- a CDS encoding Na(+)/H(+) antiporter subunit C, with protein sequence MESLMIVLVGILVAVATYLILSRSVIRVIVGTAILSHAVHLLLLTVGGLKKGSVPLLGQAAAPYTDALPQALILTAIVISFAVTAFLLVLAYRMYLMNGTDDLGELGGSSDE encoded by the coding sequence ATGGAATCATTAATGATTGTACTTGTCGGCATTCTAGTCGCAGTCGCTACTTATTTAATCCTCTCTCGTAGTGTCATACGCGTGATTGTCGGCACCGCCATTTTATCTCATGCCGTTCACTTATTGCTATTGACGGTCGGCGGGTTAAAGAAGGGGAGTGTGCCGTTATTAGGTCAAGCGGCTGCACCATATACCGACGCTTTGCCACAAGCGTTGATCTTAACAGCAATCGTTATCAGCTTTGCTGTTACGGCCTTTTTACTCGTACTGGCTTATCGTATGTATTTAATGAACGGAACCGATGATCTAGGGGAACTTGGAGGGTCATCAGATGAATAA
- a CDS encoding FadR/GntR family transcriptional regulator, with protein MKFEVPKTKKLYEQIAAIIEQKIMIGEIAPGDKLDSVEQLAKNFEVGRSAIREALTALQARGIIEIRQGEGTYIRKVTAQDISLNIPTYASFSEQDLQQIFEVRKILELGLIENAAKRRTNRHLGQLKEALIKMNDALIDPEASSNADMQFHAIIAEAADNPLLVSMLQSVSKPIARQIQHTRSILSTTDHAALYDLHEEHTAIYNALANADDIQAKKAMAKHLKTVESLLFRQ; from the coding sequence ATGAAATTTGAAGTACCAAAAACAAAAAAATTATATGAACAAATAGCCGCTATTATCGAACAGAAAATTATGATCGGGGAAATTGCACCTGGCGATAAGTTGGATTCGGTTGAACAGCTTGCCAAAAATTTCGAAGTTGGCCGCTCTGCAATTCGTGAAGCTCTGACGGCTCTTCAGGCACGTGGAATAATCGAAATCCGCCAAGGAGAAGGAACTTATATCCGCAAAGTAACGGCCCAGGATATTTCATTAAATATTCCTACATATGCCTCCTTTTCTGAGCAGGATTTACAGCAAATATTTGAAGTGCGAAAAATTTTGGAATTAGGATTAATTGAAAATGCCGCAAAACGCAGAACAAATCGTCACCTTGGACAATTAAAAGAAGCGCTCATTAAAATGAACGATGCTCTAATCGATCCTGAGGCAAGCAGTAACGCCGACATGCAATTTCATGCAATCATCGCTGAAGCAGCGGACAACCCTCTCCTCGTTTCGATGCTGCAAAGTGTTTCAAAGCCGATTGCACGCCAAATCCAGCATACCCGTTCCATTTTATCCACTACAGATCATGCTGCTTTATACGATTTACACGAAGAACATACCGCGATTTACAATGCTTTAGCGAATGCAGATGATATACAAGCTAAAAAAGCGATGGCAAAACACCTTAAAACCGTTGAGTCATTACTTTTCAGACAATAA
- a CDS encoding Na+/H+ antiporter subunit D, translated as MNNIIVLPMIVPIITAALLVFLNNNIKLQRVVSLVTMIFVIGTSVILLQLIQTEGIMRIDFSGWAPPFGILFVADSFSVLLVLTASIVTAICLIYAFSTIGERHEKMYFYPFVLFLLAGVNGSFLTGDIFNLFVCFEVMLLASYVLVALGGGKIQLRESIKYVLINVVASWIFLVALAFMYGTLKTLNMAHIAQRVAEAGQDPLLTVVALVFLIVFALKGGLLLFFWLPGSYSVPPTAVQALFAALLTKVGMYALFRTFTLMFPLQPEITHTVIGVMAGLTIIAGCMGAFAGRDVRTIATYNVIISVGFILVALAIGTESAMAGAVYYLIHDMLGKALLFLLIGTMVLLTGEIVVKNMNGLIRIYPVFGWLFFIMLCALVGIPPLSGFIGKVLIGQGAVEAEAYILLALAFGSSIIVLYSLMRIFLASFFGETSINEEDKIRMPRGAMVSFVLLTICIVALGVGAEGLAVYVNDAAYTLSNPSVYIDAVLNTNK; from the coding sequence ATGAATAATATAATTGTTTTACCAATGATTGTGCCGATTATAACGGCCGCATTACTAGTATTTTTAAATAATAATATTAAACTTCAGCGAGTTGTAAGTTTAGTAACTATGATTTTTGTAATAGGTACTTCTGTTATCCTGTTACAGCTCATTCAGACAGAAGGTATTATGCGTATAGATTTTAGTGGTTGGGCGCCGCCGTTCGGTATATTATTTGTTGCTGATTCATTTTCGGTACTTCTTGTTTTAACGGCAAGCATCGTTACAGCCATCTGTTTAATTTATGCCTTTTCCACAATTGGCGAGCGTCATGAAAAAATGTACTTTTATCCGTTTGTCTTGTTCTTACTGGCAGGTGTGAACGGGTCGTTTTTAACAGGCGATATTTTCAACTTATTCGTTTGTTTTGAAGTAATGCTTTTAGCGTCCTATGTACTTGTCGCTCTAGGCGGGGGAAAAATACAGCTGCGCGAGTCGATTAAATATGTACTTATTAATGTTGTCGCATCATGGATTTTCCTCGTGGCACTTGCTTTCATGTATGGAACGTTAAAGACGCTTAATATGGCGCATATTGCACAGCGCGTTGCAGAAGCCGGCCAAGATCCGTTACTGACGGTTGTTGCACTTGTTTTCCTTATTGTTTTTGCTTTAAAAGGAGGCTTGCTGCTGTTCTTCTGGCTTCCAGGTTCATACAGTGTGCCCCCAACAGCAGTACAGGCTTTATTTGCTGCGCTTCTAACAAAAGTCGGCATGTATGCATTGTTCCGTACATTCACGCTCATGTTTCCGTTACAGCCGGAAATTACCCATACAGTTATTGGTGTGATGGCAGGGCTGACGATTATAGCGGGATGTATGGGCGCATTTGCCGGGCGCGACGTTCGGACAATTGCCACGTATAACGTCATCATTAGTGTTGGTTTTATATTGGTGGCGCTGGCAATTGGAACAGAATCAGCGATGGCTGGAGCGGTATATTACTTAATCCACGACATGCTTGGCAAGGCGCTGCTGTTTTTACTTATTGGAACAATGGTGCTTTTAACAGGGGAAATTGTCGTGAAAAATATGAATGGGTTAATTCGAATCTATCCGGTATTTGGCTGGCTGTTCTTTATTATGTTGTGTGCGCTTGTCGGAATTCCGCCGTTAAGCGGATTTATCGGAAAAGTATTGATCGGCCAGGGCGCGGTTGAAGCAGAGGCTTACATTTTATTGGCATTGGCATTCGGCTCCAGTATCATTGTACTCTATTCATTAATGCGTATTTTCCTTGCTTCATTTTTTGGAGAAACATCGATAAATGAAGAAGATAAAATTCGAATGCCACGCGGGGCGATGGTATCGTTTGTGCTATTGACGATCTGTATCGTTGCTTTAGGAGTTGGCGCTGAAGGGCTGGCAGTTTATGTGAATGATGCAGCTTACACATTATCAAACCCTTCTGTATACATTGATGCGGTTTTAAATACGAATAAATAA
- a CDS encoding LutB/LldF family L-lactate oxidation iron-sulfur protein, giving the protein MAMKISQQKFNERLSSNLENDFMRGAVAGAQHRFQTRRSAAVDPLDWEEWRNHGEEIRQHVLENLDYYLHELSTNVEARGGHVFFAQTAEEATDYISTVAKQKNAKKIVKAKSMVTEEINLNSHLEQLGCEVIETDLGEYILQLDDHDPPSHIVTPALHKNKDQIREVFEQKIGYTASSQPEELALHARKVLRDHYLTADIGITGCNFAVAETGSVCLVTNEGNADLVTALPKTQISVMGMERLVPTFEEMEVLVGMLTRSAVGQKLTSYITVLTGIKEALEVDGPEEFHLVIVDNGRSSILGGEFQSILQCIRCAACINTCPVYRHVGGHTYGSIYSGPIGAVLSPLLGGYDDYKELPYASTLCGACTDVCPVKIPLHQLLHKHREVIVEREGRAPISESLLMQAFGMGTSSQSIYQLGTKVASTVMKPFTKNEKISNGPGPLKNWTAYRDFPSVQKERFRDWFEQHNKGGKSK; this is encoded by the coding sequence ATGGCGATGAAAATCAGTCAGCAAAAATTTAATGAACGTCTTTCCTCCAACCTGGAAAATGATTTTATGCGTGGTGCGGTAGCTGGCGCACAACATCGTTTTCAAACAAGACGGAGCGCTGCTGTTGACCCTTTAGATTGGGAAGAATGGCGTAATCATGGAGAAGAAATCCGGCAGCATGTATTGGAAAATCTCGATTATTATTTACATGAATTGAGTACAAATGTAGAAGCGCGAGGCGGTCATGTATTTTTTGCACAAACTGCCGAAGAAGCTACCGATTACATTTCAACCGTTGCCAAACAAAAAAATGCGAAAAAAATAGTCAAAGCAAAATCAATGGTAACCGAAGAAATCAATTTAAACTCACACTTGGAACAACTCGGATGTGAAGTGATTGAAACTGATTTAGGCGAATATATTTTACAGCTTGATGACCATGACCCGCCTTCTCATATCGTGACACCGGCACTTCATAAAAATAAAGATCAGATTCGGGAAGTATTTGAACAAAAAATTGGTTATACGGCTTCCTCCCAACCAGAGGAACTAGCCCTGCATGCCCGCAAAGTTTTACGTGATCATTACTTAACGGCGGATATCGGTATTACGGGATGCAATTTTGCCGTTGCGGAAACAGGTTCTGTTTGTTTAGTAACGAATGAAGGGAATGCGGATTTAGTAACAGCCTTGCCGAAAACACAAATTTCCGTCATGGGGATGGAGCGGTTAGTACCCACATTTGAAGAAATGGAAGTACTCGTCGGTATGCTTACACGGAGTGCGGTTGGCCAGAAGTTGACAAGCTATATTACAGTGCTGACAGGCATAAAAGAAGCGCTCGAAGTCGATGGCCCCGAAGAATTTCATTTAGTCATTGTAGATAATGGGCGTTCCTCGATTCTAGGTGGCGAATTCCAGTCGATTTTACAGTGCATTCGCTGTGCGGCATGTATTAATACATGCCCTGTTTATCGCCATGTCGGCGGGCATACGTACGGATCTATTTACTCCGGTCCTATTGGGGCGGTATTATCACCGTTATTAGGAGGCTACGATGACTATAAAGAGCTGCCTTACGCTTCCACTTTATGTGGTGCATGCACGGATGTATGCCCAGTGAAAATTCCGTTGCACCAATTGCTTCATAAGCATCGGGAGGTGATCGTTGAACGGGAAGGCCGTGCCCCGATCAGTGAAAGTTTGCTGATGCAGGCATTTGGAATGGGCACTTCTTCACAATCAATCTATCAATTAGGCACTAAAGTAGCTTCAACCGTTATGAAGCCGTTCACGAAAAACGAGAAAATTTCTAATGGTCCAGGTCCACTGAAAAACTGGACAGCGTATCGTGATTTCCCTTCTGTGCAAAAAGAACGTTTCCGTGACTGGTTTGAACAGCATAACAAGGGAGGCAAATCCAAATGA
- a CDS encoding Na+/H+ antiporter subunit E — protein sequence MLGQFIINLFIAALWFLLKDDPTADFTTFMSGFLVGTLILYAMHRFFGTQFYLRRVLKIIKLILIFIRELLSSSVSVLKQVLDPQMNFTPGIFTYETELRGDYQVTTLALLLTLTPGSVVMEVSEDNSTFYIHAMDIEESKETVLRSIGKFERAILEVTQ from the coding sequence ATGCTAGGTCAATTTATTATTAATTTATTTATTGCGGCGCTTTGGTTTTTATTGAAGGACGATCCAACTGCAGACTTTACGACGTTTATGTCGGGCTTTTTAGTCGGAACATTGATTTTATATGCTATGCACCGGTTTTTCGGAACACAGTTTTACTTGCGTCGTGTATTAAAGATTATTAAGCTCATCCTCATATTTATACGAGAGCTGCTTTCATCAAGTGTTTCTGTATTAAAGCAAGTGCTGGATCCACAGATGAATTTTACACCGGGTATTTTTACTTATGAAACAGAATTAAGAGGAGACTATCAAGTAACGACATTGGCCCTGTTATTAACGTTGACACCGGGTTCTGTTGTAATGGAAGTCTCAGAAGATAACAGTACGTTTTATATTCATGCGATGGATATAGAAGAATCGAAAGAAACGGTACTCCGTTCAATCGGCAAGTTTGAACGTGCCATTTTGGAGGTGACACAATGA
- a CDS encoding Na+/H+ antiporter subunit A — MVIAFSIMLPFLAAALIPFIYRRFKNIHLGWFVLIVPVALFSILATYIPRIANGEVFIKTFEWIPSFGINITTYLDGLSMIFSLLITGVGSLVILYSIFYLSTKESLHHFYCYLLLFMGAMLGVVFSDNLMVLYVFWELTSVSSFLLIAFWHHRKASRAGARKAMTITVSGGVAMLAGFLMLYVASGTFSIREIIANLDVVQSSVYFVPAMCLVLLGAFTKSAQFPFHIWLPDAMEAPTPVSAYLHSATMVKAGIYLVARTTPIFGGHEVWFWAVSGVGLLTLFWGSFNAVRQYDLKALLAYSTISQLGLIMSLFGLGSAALHFGYSTQSVIYTQATFAALFHLINHSTFKGALFMMVGIVDHEVGTRDIRRLGGLMSLMPFTFTIAVIGSASMAGLPPFNGFLSKEMFFTATLKITQLDIFSLDSIGLLFPIIAWVASVFTFIYCVIIVMRTFFGKIQPDRLEKPPHEAPFGMLISPFVLVAFVIGIFIFPNVLGHYILSPAMASIYPMFPSAEELTPHISAWHGFNTELIMTFGVIVVGVFLYRTLKKWRPVYQLIPQSFTLNAIYERVINSSEDVSGRVTNRYMNGNLTYYFVYIYVFFVTLLAGYMIYADVFSWNPSKDSVIEPYELVLVFVMIAAAIAIIFAKQRITVVLLNGVLGYSVAFFFVVFRAPDLALTQLVVESVTTALFLLSFKYLPKLKNEYISKSWRFAKVTISIAVGATVTLIGLAVMNYDRFEPISKFFEDSYDLAGGKNIVNTILGDFRAFDTMLEVVVLFIAGLGVYTLIKLKAKKGDADVESK, encoded by the coding sequence TTGGTTATTGCTTTTTCGATTATGCTTCCGTTTCTTGCTGCAGCATTAATCCCATTCATATACAGGAGATTTAAGAATATACATTTAGGTTGGTTCGTATTAATTGTCCCTGTTGCATTGTTTTCGATTTTAGCTACATATATCCCTCGAATTGCCAATGGCGAAGTGTTTATTAAGACATTTGAGTGGATCCCCTCTTTCGGTATTAATATTACTACTTATTTAGACGGCTTGAGTATGATTTTCAGCTTACTCATTACTGGGGTAGGCAGTTTAGTAATACTTTACTCAATTTTCTATTTATCAACGAAAGAATCATTACACCATTTCTATTGCTACTTACTATTATTTATGGGCGCGATGTTAGGCGTCGTCTTTTCGGATAACTTAATGGTGCTTTATGTATTTTGGGAGTTAACGAGCGTATCGTCCTTCCTGTTAATTGCATTTTGGCATCATCGTAAAGCATCTCGTGCGGGTGCGCGAAAAGCAATGACCATTACCGTTTCTGGTGGTGTTGCGATGCTCGCAGGGTTTTTAATGTTATATGTTGCATCCGGAACGTTTAGTATTCGCGAAATTATTGCGAATTTGGATGTTGTGCAATCGAGTGTGTATTTTGTTCCGGCAATGTGTCTTGTACTTTTAGGAGCGTTTACAAAGTCAGCGCAATTCCCGTTCCATATTTGGCTGCCGGATGCGATGGAAGCACCGACACCTGTTTCCGCCTATTTACACTCTGCAACGATGGTAAAAGCGGGTATATATTTAGTAGCTCGTACAACACCGATTTTTGGCGGTCATGAAGTATGGTTTTGGGCAGTGAGCGGGGTAGGTCTTCTTACATTATTCTGGGGCTCATTCAATGCGGTTCGCCAGTATGACTTAAAGGCACTGCTGGCATACTCCACAATTAGTCAGCTTGGCCTGATTATGTCTTTATTCGGTCTTGGTTCTGCAGCGCTGCATTTTGGTTATTCAACACAATCGGTAATTTATACACAGGCTACATTTGCTGCATTATTCCATCTAATCAACCACTCGACATTTAAAGGCGCGCTCTTTATGATGGTCGGAATCGTTGACCATGAAGTAGGAACACGCGATATTCGCCGATTGGGCGGATTGATGTCGTTAATGCCGTTTACATTCACGATTGCTGTAATCGGCAGTGCCTCAATGGCCGGTTTACCCCCATTCAATGGCTTTTTAAGTAAGGAAATGTTCTTTACAGCAACATTAAAAATTACACAGCTTGATATTTTCTCACTTGATAGCATCGGTCTTTTATTCCCGATTATCGCCTGGGTGGCAAGTGTGTTTACGTTTATTTACTGTGTCATTATCGTCATGCGTACTTTCTTCGGGAAAATACAGCCGGATCGTCTGGAAAAGCCGCCACATGAAGCGCCATTTGGCATGCTGATTTCACCATTTGTTTTAGTGGCATTCGTAATTGGAATTTTCATATTCCCGAATGTTTTGGGACATTATATTTTAAGTCCGGCGATGGCAAGTATTTATCCAATGTTTCCTTCTGCAGAGGAATTGACGCCTCATATTTCAGCATGGCATGGTTTTAATACGGAGCTTATTATGACATTTGGTGTCATTGTTGTAGGGGTTTTCTTGTACCGTACATTAAAAAAATGGCGTCCGGTCTATCAGTTAATCCCGCAAAGCTTTACGTTAAATGCGATTTATGAACGTGTGATCAATTCAAGTGAGGATGTATCAGGACGTGTAACAAACCGTTATATGAACGGTAATCTAACTTATTATTTCGTATATATATATGTGTTTTTTGTAACTCTACTGGCAGGGTATATGATTTATGCGGACGTATTCAGCTGGAATCCTTCAAAAGACTCGGTGATCGAGCCTTATGAATTAGTTCTGGTATTCGTTATGATTGCTGCTGCAATTGCGATTATTTTTGCAAAGCAGCGTATTACTGTCGTGCTGTTGAACGGGGTACTCGGTTATTCTGTTGCCTTTTTCTTCGTAGTATTCAGAGCTCCGGATCTGGCGCTCACACAGCTTGTCGTCGAATCGGTCACAACAGCGCTGTTCTTACTATCATTCAAATATTTACCGAAGCTTAAAAATGAGTATATTTCGAAAAGCTGGCGTTTTGCGAAGGTGACCATTTCGATTGCGGTCGGAGCAACTGTGACACTGATCGGATTGGCTGTAATGAATTACGATCGTTTTGAACCAATCTCGAAATTCTTTGAGGACTCGTATGATCTTGCAGGAGGGAAAAATATCGTCAACACGATTTTAGGCGATTTCCGTGCATTCGATACGATGCTTGAAGTAGTTGTACTTTTCATTGCAGGACTTGGCGTCTACACACTTATTAAGCTTAAGGCGAAAAAGGGGGATGCAGACGTTGAAAGTAAATGA
- a CDS encoding Na+/H+ antiporter subunit G — MNVNQLIELMAALLILFGAIVSVISAFGMIRLPDVYTRSHAATKSATLSVLLCLFGGFVYFWIHDGYVSIRLILGIIFVFITAPVSGHLVCRAAYRSRVPLAEGSGDDALNEILFGEENLQVKEEVEATLKEIK, encoded by the coding sequence TTGAACGTAAATCAGCTGATTGAATTAATGGCGGCACTTCTTATCTTGTTTGGGGCAATTGTGAGTGTCATTAGCGCATTCGGCATGATTCGTTTACCAGATGTGTACACACGCTCACACGCAGCAACGAAAAGTGCGACACTCTCTGTATTGCTTTGTTTGTTCGGCGGGTTTGTTTACTTTTGGATCCACGATGGCTATGTGAGTATTCGCCTGATACTAGGTATTATCTTCGTATTTATTACGGCACCTGTTTCCGGGCATTTAGTATGTCGTGCGGCATATCGTTCACGCGTACCGCTAGCTGAAGGTTCTGGAGACGATGCATTAAATGAAATACTGTTCGGCGAAGAAAACTTGCAGGTAAAAGAAGAAGTGGAAGCCACATTGAAAGAAATTAAATAA
- a CDS encoding (Fe-S)-binding protein has product MNVSLFATCLVDMVQSNIGKNTVELLERLGCTVNFPKGQTCCGQPAYNSGYVKASKETMKNTIKVFEDAEVIVCPSGSCAYMLKEYVHIFKDEPFWQEKAQKIADKTYELTQFIVDVLKVEDVGAKLNGTATYHPSCHMTRLLKVQQAPLTLLRNVDGLELLEMPLKENCCGFGGTFSIKMGPISEQMVDEKIASAKQIAIHYLIGADAGCLMNIGGRIDRKNIDIKTMHIAEILNSR; this is encoded by the coding sequence ATGAATGTATCATTATTCGCTACATGTTTAGTCGATATGGTTCAAAGTAATATCGGGAAAAACACTGTTGAGTTGTTGGAACGCTTAGGTTGTACAGTAAATTTTCCAAAAGGCCAAACTTGTTGCGGTCAGCCAGCCTATAACAGCGGCTATGTAAAAGCTTCTAAAGAAACGATGAAAAATACAATTAAAGTATTTGAAGATGCAGAAGTCATCGTCTGTCCATCAGGTTCTTGTGCGTACATGCTGAAAGAATATGTTCATATTTTTAAAGATGAACCGTTTTGGCAGGAAAAGGCACAAAAAATCGCTGACAAGACATATGAACTGACACAATTTATTGTTGATGTACTTAAAGTTGAGGATGTTGGAGCAAAACTAAACGGAACGGCTACTTATCACCCTTCCTGTCATATGACGCGCTTATTGAAAGTTCAGCAGGCTCCCCTCACGCTGCTCCGGAATGTAGACGGTCTTGAGCTGCTGGAAATGCCTTTAAAAGAAAATTGCTGCGGTTTTGGCGGAACATTTTCTATTAAAATGGGACCGATCTCCGAACAAATGGTTGATGAAAAGATTGCTTCTGCCAAGCAGATTGCTATCCATTATTTAATAGGGGCTGATGCGGGATGTCTCATGAACATCGGCGGGCGGATTGACCGGAAAAATATTGACATTAAAACAATGCATATCGCAGAAATTTTGAATAGCCGCTAA
- a CDS encoding histidine kinase: MKHVKGRLDESILVCVYYGQNGERLIRRGHKLATLLDCPLYVLTVDSKPLDAFDAEKSGYIEQWKELTDELDVEQFIIKDNEKRPFHKVITEIAMNFNITQIIVGQSAQSRWEEITKGSFLNVLLKEVPFVDFHIVSVKRPSEDELIDVYEKGVRAYLIQENDYYKVVFTCPKIVALEGIFFKEIGTDFDNGIFKFNYNGKLLEADITEGTVNNPEILPKDRFTSLKP, from the coding sequence ATGAAACATGTTAAAGGCCGATTAGACGAAAGTATTTTGGTTTGTGTATATTACGGACAAAATGGTGAGCGTTTAATTCGCCGGGGACACAAGCTTGCTACTTTACTTGACTGTCCATTATATGTGTTGACTGTTGATTCAAAGCCACTTGATGCATTTGATGCGGAAAAATCAGGCTATATCGAACAGTGGAAAGAACTTACTGATGAATTGGATGTAGAACAATTCATTATTAAAGATAATGAAAAGCGTCCATTCCATAAAGTCATTACAGAAATTGCAATGAACTTTAATATTACCCAAATCATCGTAGGTCAAAGTGCCCAAAGTCGCTGGGAGGAAATTACAAAAGGTTCTTTCTTGAATGTTCTCTTAAAAGAAGTGCCATTCGTAGATTTTCATATAGTATCGGTAAAACGTCCTTCTGAAGATGAACTGATCGATGTATACGAAAAAGGTGTACGTGCTTATTTAATCCAGGAAAATGATTATTATAAAGTCGTGTTTACATGCCCTAAAATTGTGGCACTGGAAGGGATTTTCTTTAAGGAAATCGGGACAGACTTCGATAATGGTATATTCAAGTTCAATTATAACGGGAAACTTTTAGAGGCTGATATAACAGAAGGTACTGTTAACAACCCTGAAATTCTTCCTAAAGATCGTTTTACATCACTAAAACCTTAA